One window of Desulfarculus baarsii DSM 2075 genomic DNA carries:
- the flgC gene encoding flagellar basal body rod protein FlgC, whose protein sequence is MDFVTSMEISASGLSAQRTRLNIISQNLANAETTRTAEGGPYRRRVTVMSAQPFVSHLEQAIDSPPQQQDPRKGVLVNEIAQDNSPFKKVHDPSHPDADADGYVLYPNVDVVTEMVNLISATRSYEANVSAVGASKNMALKALEIAR, encoded by the coding sequence ATGGACTTCGTCACATCCATGGAGATCAGCGCCAGCGGCCTGAGCGCCCAGCGCACGCGGCTCAACATCATCAGCCAGAACCTGGCCAACGCCGAGACCACCCGCACCGCCGAGGGCGGGCCTTATCGCCGGCGGGTGACCGTCATGTCGGCCCAGCCCTTTGTCTCGCACCTGGAGCAGGCCATCGATTCGCCGCCTCAGCAGCAAGACCCGCGCAAGGGCGTGCTGGTCAACGAGATCGCCCAGGACAACTCGCCCTTCAAGAAGGTCCACGACCCCAGTCACCCCGACGCCGACGCCGATGGTTACGTGCTCTACCCCAACGTGGACGTGGTCACCGAGATGGTCAACCTCATCAGCGCCACCCGTTCCTACGAGGCCAACGTCTCGGCGGTGGGCGCCAGCAAGAACATGGCCCTCAAGGCCCTGGAAATCGCCCGCTAG
- the fliE gene encoding flagellar hook-basal body complex protein FliE, whose translation MSVGPIKPLVGMVTGTPGFQDPKAQGGFADTLKQAVNEVEQMHQTAENSVQDLATGSRKTLHQTMIDVEKADIAFRMLMGVRGKMIGAYQEIWRMNF comes from the coding sequence ATGAGCGTCGGCCCGATCAAACCCCTCGTCGGCATGGTTACCGGCACGCCCGGCTTCCAGGATCCCAAGGCCCAGGGCGGCTTCGCCGACACCCTCAAGCAGGCTGTCAACGAGGTGGAACAGATGCACCAGACAGCCGAAAACTCGGTGCAGGACCTGGCCACCGGCAGCCGCAAGACCCTGCACCAGACCATGATCGACGTGGAAAAGGCCGACATCGCCTTTCGCATGCTCATGGGCGTGCGCGGCAAGATGATCGGCGCCTACCAGGAAATCTGGCGGATGAATTTCTAG
- a CDS encoding sigma-54-dependent transcriptional regulator, producing MSRDEGKNILVVDDDQDLCKDLAGYLTRAGHQVKVGLDGAEALLALDDGRPFDLVITGLNLPRAGGMDILRAVKGRQPATPVVILTQTGSVRHAVEAMKEGAADFLLKPVTVELMEELAQRMLRPKSPAKAGKGQRQIVTQDMRMQKLLEMARAVADSRATVLISGESGTGKELFARYLHDNSSRRGGPFVAVNCASLPDGLLESELFGHEKGAFTGAVARKPGRFELANEGTILLDEISEMAVGLQAKLLRVLQEGEIDRVGGKRPVPVDVRVVATTNRDLKEHIAKGEFREDLYYRLNVIPLRIPPLRQRPGDILPLAQHFLAQFAAENNRPALTLGPEAQRMILAHQWPGNVRELQNTMERAVLLAQGEVVGPAALLFEDQLAGFAEGLGFAEPPVEQPLPFEAEAGPIPTLRDAERSLIMRALDDTEGNRTHAAKMLGISVRTLRNKLNEYKLKHGMDATP from the coding sequence ATGTCCAGAGACGAAGGCAAAAACATCCTGGTGGTCGACGACGACCAAGATCTGTGCAAGGATCTGGCCGGCTACCTCACGCGGGCCGGGCACCAGGTCAAGGTCGGCTTGGACGGGGCCGAGGCCTTGCTGGCCCTGGACGACGGCCGGCCCTTCGATCTGGTCATCACCGGCCTCAACCTGCCCCGGGCCGGGGGCATGGATATCCTGCGGGCGGTCAAGGGCCGCCAGCCGGCCACGCCGGTGGTGATCCTGACCCAGACCGGCTCGGTGCGCCACGCCGTCGAGGCCATGAAAGAGGGCGCGGCCGATTTTCTGCTCAAGCCCGTCACCGTCGAGCTGATGGAAGAACTGGCCCAGCGCATGCTGCGGCCCAAGAGTCCAGCCAAGGCCGGCAAGGGCCAGCGCCAGATCGTCACCCAGGACATGCGCATGCAAAAGCTCCTGGAGATGGCCCGGGCCGTGGCCGACAGTCGGGCCACGGTGCTCATCAGCGGCGAAAGCGGCACCGGCAAGGAGCTTTTCGCCCGCTATCTGCACGACAACTCCTCGCGCCGCGGCGGGCCTTTCGTGGCCGTCAACTGCGCCAGCCTCCCCGATGGCCTGCTGGAGAGTGAGCTGTTCGGCCACGAAAAGGGCGCCTTCACCGGGGCCGTGGCCCGCAAGCCCGGCCGTTTCGAACTGGCCAACGAGGGCACCATCCTGCTCGACGAGATCAGCGAGATGGCCGTGGGCCTCCAGGCCAAGCTGCTGCGCGTGCTGCAAGAGGGCGAGATCGACCGGGTGGGCGGCAAACGGCCCGTGCCGGTGGACGTGCGCGTGGTGGCCACCACCAACCGCGACCTGAAGGAGCATATCGCCAAGGGCGAGTTCCGCGAGGATCTTTACTATCGCCTCAACGTGATCCCGCTGCGCATCCCGCCGCTGCGCCAGCGGCCGGGCGACATCCTGCCCCTGGCCCAGCACTTCCTGGCCCAGTTCGCCGCCGAGAACAACCGCCCGGCCTTGACCCTGGGACCAGAGGCCCAGCGCATGATCCTGGCCCACCAGTGGCCGGGCAACGTGCGCGAGCTGCAAAACACCATGGAGCGAGCGGTGCTGCTGGCCCAGGGCGAGGTCGTCGGGCCGGCGGCGCTGCTGTTCGAGGATCAACTGGCGGGCTTTGCCGAGGGCCTGGGCTTTGCCGAGCCGCCGGTCGAGCAGCCGCTCCCCTTTGAGGCCGAGGCCGGCCCCATCCCCACCCTGCGCGACGCCGAGCGCAGCCTGATCATGCGCGCCCTGGACGACACCGAGGGCAACCGCACCCACGCCGCCAAGATGCTGGGCATCAGCGTGCGCACGCTGCGCAACAAACTCAACGAGTACAAACTCAAGCACGGCATGGACGCCACGCCGTGA
- a CDS encoding baeRF10 domain-containing protein — protein MLDATTLRHLAQLDAHPHGIVSLYLSLDGLRDARGLAMGEMIKRAEKQLQGNGAAGQWDDLAADRQAIMRHVEELPADHGRGLAVFSSSKSGMFQAYALAAPVPNMLEVGPAPYIRPLAALASDHRRSLTVLIDRKAARLFFGYLGEVRELELTQLSAEEGVFERDGGQGRAGDNQVGRWEDQAAARFHKAVTAIVKNLCHELDCQQLIVGGARQAADEFAAQLPPELAKLLAGSFVADCGAPAGQVAQHIAEVQEKARRVRQHDLLRTMSENLGPGGKVATGLNQVLASVYEGQVRTLVVKRGYRAAGGVCPACGRLRHVAEPCPICGQKMTAVADVVNLAVARALASGARLEQVAEDSILDDMGGVAAMLRYS, from the coding sequence ATGCTTGACGCAACGACCCTGCGCCACCTTGCCCAGTTGGACGCCCATCCCCACGGCATTGTCAGCCTCTACCTGAGCCTGGACGGCCTGCGCGACGCCCGCGGCCTGGCCATGGGCGAGATGATCAAACGCGCCGAGAAACAGCTGCAAGGCAACGGCGCGGCCGGCCAATGGGACGATCTGGCCGCCGACCGTCAAGCGATAATGCGCCATGTCGAGGAGTTGCCAGCGGATCACGGCCGAGGCTTGGCCGTATTTTCTTCCAGCAAATCCGGCATGTTCCAGGCCTACGCCCTGGCCGCGCCCGTGCCCAACATGCTCGAGGTCGGCCCCGCGCCCTACATCCGGCCCCTGGCGGCCCTGGCCTCGGACCACCGCCGCAGCCTGACCGTGCTCATCGACCGCAAGGCCGCGCGGCTGTTTTTCGGCTATCTGGGCGAGGTCAGGGAGCTGGAGCTGACCCAACTCAGCGCCGAGGAAGGCGTTTTCGAACGCGACGGCGGCCAGGGTCGCGCCGGCGACAACCAGGTCGGCCGCTGGGAAGACCAGGCCGCGGCCCGCTTTCACAAGGCCGTCACCGCCATCGTCAAAAACCTGTGCCACGAGCTGGACTGCCAGCAACTCATCGTCGGCGGCGCGCGCCAGGCCGCCGACGAGTTCGCCGCCCAACTGCCGCCCGAGTTGGCCAAACTCCTGGCCGGATCGTTCGTCGCCGACTGCGGCGCGCCGGCCGGCCAGGTGGCCCAGCACATCGCCGAGGTTCAAGAAAAGGCCCGCCGAGTTCGCCAACACGACCTGTTGCGGACCATGTCCGAAAACCTGGGCCCCGGCGGCAAGGTGGCCACCGGCCTCAACCAGGTGCTGGCCAGCGTCTACGAGGGCCAGGTGCGCACGCTGGTGGTCAAGCGGGGCTACCGCGCCGCCGGCGGCGTCTGCCCGGCCTGCGGCCGGCTGCGTCACGTGGCCGAGCCCTGCCCCATCTGCGGCCAGAAAATGACCGCCGTCGCCGATGTGGTCAACCTGGCCGTGGCCCGGGCCCTGGCCTCGGGCGCGCGCCTGGAGCAGGTGGCCGAAGACTCCATCCTCGACGACATGGGCGGCGTCGCGGCCATGCTGCGCTACTCCTAG
- the fliF gene encoding flagellar basal-body MS-ring/collar protein FliF, with amino-acid sequence MADNTPKKSPETAAARIDDEGASPQSGGVAGIIRDMPTGRKVAMLGLAALAAASLVAVFLWLNQPDYQTLFSGLSQQDASQVVNQLKDMKLDYKLESGGTTILVPEESVYEARLTLASAGLPRGTAGVGFEVFNEVQMGATDFVQRINYQRALQGELARTISSFGEVEDARVHIVLPRESLFVEDEKKPSAAVVVRLARGQSLSAGQIAGVVHLVAGSVPDLTDDRVTIVDTNGNLLYRKDVDTADFPAALTASQLDYQKNLERGFVAKVQSMLEEVLGPGRAVVRVNADIDFTRTSTTQDLFDPDQVAVRSETRASDKSINSGNMPIGSPDQRFTLAEANANPEEGQNQSKTDTENETTNYEISRTQKQVQKAIGGLQRLTVAVMIDGPYKDAADAEGNTTRSFAPRSAEEMQQLTELVRRAVGYDAQRGDQVTLANIPFQLPVGTDDMGVMTWEDYLKQWGKPALNIILALLFFLLVIRPALKMASRYVNARSELAAATRRVGPGEELPGGGMDEQAAALAESAMSRKIGVRDQILLVAQQDPERATAALRGWIHETE; translated from the coding sequence ATGGCCGACAATACGCCCAAGAAAAGCCCCGAAACCGCCGCCGCGCGCATCGACGACGAGGGCGCATCGCCCCAAAGCGGCGGGGTGGCCGGCATCATCCGCGATATGCCCACCGGCCGCAAGGTGGCCATGCTGGGCCTGGCCGCCCTGGCCGCCGCCAGCCTGGTGGCCGTCTTCCTGTGGCTGAACCAGCCCGACTATCAGACGCTCTTTTCCGGGCTTTCGCAGCAGGACGCCTCGCAGGTGGTCAACCAGCTCAAGGACATGAAGCTCGACTACAAGCTGGAGTCTGGCGGCACGACCATCCTGGTGCCCGAGGAGAGCGTCTACGAGGCGCGCCTGACCCTGGCCAGCGCCGGCTTGCCCCGAGGCACGGCCGGCGTGGGTTTCGAGGTGTTCAACGAAGTGCAGATGGGCGCCACCGATTTCGTGCAGCGCATCAATTATCAGCGGGCCTTGCAGGGTGAACTGGCCCGGACGATCAGCAGCTTCGGCGAGGTCGAGGACGCCCGGGTGCACATCGTTTTGCCCCGCGAGTCGCTGTTTGTCGAGGACGAAAAGAAGCCCAGCGCCGCGGTGGTGGTGCGCCTGGCCCGCGGCCAGAGCCTCAGCGCCGGCCAGATCGCCGGCGTGGTCCACTTGGTGGCCGGCTCGGTGCCCGACCTGACCGACGACCGCGTGACCATCGTCGACACAAACGGCAACCTGCTCTATCGCAAGGACGTCGACACCGCCGATTTCCCGGCCGCCCTCACCGCCAGCCAGCTCGATTACCAGAAGAACCTGGAGCGCGGCTTCGTGGCCAAGGTGCAGTCCATGCTCGAGGAGGTGCTGGGGCCGGGCCGGGCGGTGGTGCGCGTCAACGCCGACATCGATTTCACCCGCACCTCCACCACCCAGGATCTTTTCGACCCCGACCAGGTGGCCGTGCGCTCCGAGACCAGGGCCAGCGACAAGAGCATCAACAGCGGCAACATGCCCATCGGCTCGCCCGATCAGCGCTTCACCCTGGCCGAGGCCAACGCCAATCCCGAGGAAGGTCAGAACCAGAGCAAGACCGACACCGAAAACGAGACCACCAACTACGAGATCAGCCGCACCCAGAAGCAGGTGCAGAAGGCCATCGGCGGCCTGCAGCGTCTGACCGTGGCCGTGATGATCGACGGGCCCTACAAGGACGCCGCCGACGCCGAGGGCAACACCACCCGTTCCTTCGCCCCGCGCAGCGCCGAGGAGATGCAGCAGCTCACCGAACTGGTGCGCCGGGCCGTGGGCTACGACGCCCAGCGCGGCGATCAGGTCACCCTGGCCAACATTCCCTTCCAACTGCCCGTCGGAACCGATGACATGGGCGTGATGACGTGGGAAGATTATCTCAAGCAGTGGGGCAAGCCGGCGCTCAACATCATCCTGGCCCTGCTGTTCTTCCTGCTGGTGATCCGCCCGGCGCTGAAGATGGCCTCGCGCTACGTCAACGCCCGCAGCGAGTTGGCCGCCGCCACCCGCCGCGTGGGCCCCGGCGAGGAGCTGCCCGGCGGCGGCATGGACGAACAGGCCGCCGCCCTGGCCGAATCGGCCATGAGCCGCAAGATCGGCGTGCGCGACCAGATCCTGCTGGTGGCCCAGCAAGACCCGGAACGGGCCACCGCCGCCCTCAGGGGCTGGATCCACGAGACCGAATAG
- a CDS encoding sigma-54-dependent transcriptional regulator: MKKNENRGAALVVDEGPDRFSVWQEALVERGFNFHGVASPDEAVPMADQHYFDLMFVRETIAGRPTDELLARLLDMMPESVATVLADDESVDRAVRAMRLGAFNYIRAPRRKEEALGPLEEALEYRRLRRDGALRRRQLNQKYDVDNIVGASQAMQDVFRLIHKVARADSTVLILGESGTGKELVARAIHHQSRRADRPLVPVNCGAIPEDLLESELFGHEKGAFTGAIKTRAGRFELAEGGTIFLDEVGDMSPQLQVKLLRVLQEHQFERVGGGKTIDADIRVLAATNRDLREMVATGRFREDLYYRLNVVPIRVPPLRQRRSDIPLLCGHFIQRLSRQKGLEPRTIHPEVMGRLMRYAWPGNVRELENMLERMCILADGEVIGLDDLPVRLAALEPGPPPDEPERPAEHQLPLDGLDFNEAVDSFERALIVQALERTNWVKNQAAALLRLNRTTLVEKIKKKGIKCDE, translated from the coding sequence ATGAAGAAAAACGAAAACCGTGGCGCGGCGTTGGTGGTTGACGAGGGGCCGGATCGCTTCAGCGTCTGGCAGGAAGCCTTGGTCGAGCGGGGCTTCAACTTTCATGGCGTGGCTTCGCCCGACGAGGCCGTGCCCATGGCCGACCAGCATTATTTTGACCTGATGTTCGTGCGCGAAACCATCGCCGGGCGACCCACCGACGAGCTTCTGGCCAGACTGCTGGACATGATGCCCGAGAGCGTGGCCACGGTGCTGGCCGACGACGAGTCGGTGGACCGCGCCGTGCGGGCCATGCGTCTGGGCGCGTTCAACTATATCCGCGCGCCCCGGCGCAAGGAAGAGGCCTTGGGCCCCCTGGAGGAGGCCCTGGAGTACCGCCGCCTGCGCCGCGACGGGGCCCTGCGCCGCCGCCAACTGAACCAAAAATACGACGTGGACAACATCGTCGGGGCCAGCCAGGCCATGCAGGATGTCTTCCGGCTGATCCACAAGGTGGCTCGCGCCGACTCGACGGTGCTGATCCTGGGCGAAAGCGGCACGGGCAAGGAACTGGTGGCTCGGGCCATCCACCATCAGTCTCGGCGGGCGGATCGACCGTTGGTGCCGGTCAACTGCGGGGCCATTCCCGAGGATCTGCTGGAAAGCGAGCTGTTCGGCCACGAAAAGGGCGCCTTCACCGGCGCGATCAAGACCCGCGCCGGCCGTTTTGAACTGGCCGAGGGCGGCACGATATTCCTCGATGAAGTCGGTGACATGTCGCCGCAGTTGCAGGTCAAGCTGCTGCGCGTGCTACAGGAGCACCAGTTCGAGCGCGTCGGCGGCGGCAAGACCATCGACGCCGACATCCGCGTCTTGGCGGCCACCAACCGCGACCTGCGCGAGATGGTCGCCACCGGCCGCTTTCGCGAAGACCTTTATTATCGCCTCAACGTGGTGCCCATCCGCGTGCCGCCCCTGCGCCAGCGCCGTAGCGACATCCCCCTGCTTTGCGGGCATTTCATCCAGCGGCTCAGCCGGCAAAAGGGCCTGGAGCCGCGGACGATCCACCCCGAGGTCATGGGTCGCCTGATGCGCTACGCCTGGCCGGGCAACGTGCGCGAGTTGGAAAACATGCTGGAGCGCATGTGCATTTTGGCTGATGGCGAGGTCATCGGTCTGGATGACCTGCCCGTTCGCCTGGCCGCCCTGGAGCCGGGGCCGCCGCCCGACGAGCCCGAGCGCCCCGCCGAGCACCAACTGCCGCTCGACGGCCTGGATTTCAACGAGGCGGTGGATTCCTTCGAGCGCGCCCTGATCGTTCAGGCCCTGGAGCGCACCAACTGGGTCAAAAACCAGGCCGCGGCCCTGCTGCGCCTCAATCGCACCACGCTGGTGGAAAAGATCAAGAAAAAGGGCATCAAGTGCGACGAATGA
- the flgB gene encoding flagellar basal body rod protein FlgB → MSIVDIFDRNVELLNANLDRRAQSHRLIARNVSNIDTPNYSGTGLEFEKQLRAAIKGDVLPTSMQRTDPRHLPIDEGAAFADAQGVYKDTGPVHLDIEMSKLAENNIMFNTMVTLLNKKFSLLKTAIADSGGK, encoded by the coding sequence ATGTCCATCGTCGATATTTTCGATCGCAACGTCGAGTTGCTCAACGCCAACCTGGACCGCCGCGCCCAGAGCCACCGGCTGATCGCCCGCAACGTCTCCAACATCGACACGCCAAACTATAGCGGCACCGGCCTGGAGTTTGAAAAACAACTGCGCGCGGCCATCAAGGGCGACGTGTTGCCCACCAGCATGCAACGCACCGACCCGCGGCACCTGCCCATCGACGAAGGGGCCGCCTTCGCCGACGCCCAAGGCGTCTACAAGGACACCGGCCCGGTGCACCTGGACATCGAAATGAGCAAGCTGGCCGAGAACAACATCATGTTCAACACCATGGTCACCCTGCTCAACAAGAAATTCTCGCTGCTCAAGACGGCCATCGCCGATTCGGGAGGCAAGTAG
- a CDS encoding tetratricopeptide repeat protein, whose protein sequence is MFFALALVALAFSAWPAAAARLTDVSVTQSGGATRLVLRADGPLRFQLDLTGPESIEIALAETIMAAELPAVPQGLIGDIGLDRRGDDLVLAVRFSQPGVTVLPIYDAPAKRLTIELGGRPGQEERLAPPPEPEPSATPAPTAEPAATPTPPTQVAPAAATAPLVRAVRVVSHDGFTRVALLADGPIEASFQAEGQVGWLRLKRGGLAPDASWDRPDRRVLGLGVIGRQPLVLRLQLARPAVRHRLFAAEDGRSAVLDLDLDGPPPAASTRQPMPAPPAAAEPTPEPTATPTASPPPPAPEASAPTASPAPPAPEAPKTALAGPVTPAPTPGFSARMELRAQHLARNMPALAAVATIDRREPYLARGPMPPMPTPPALARPRQTATAQPGPTPGPPQDAAQVLAAIKNAQQAAPAQPSTPASQPAPASQATPAPPTAAQEADRQRQIADALLSRGRSALEERDYNQALLAFQELMDRFPKDQAVGEAMFRFADAFYYENERKMAAKFHDVMFNYQRAIDLHPQSDQVPWALLMMGKASMAFGEPFRGMGYFEIVINDYPKSPYVPLALVNRGGAFQEQGKFAMAVAEYERVLASYPQSDYRVDAQWGLAKAYFGMARFRAASDVLLEMAKENPQMHLQNPELLYYLGEAEFQLRDYNKARFYFLWALNIRPDMRDGDIILTRVGDSYGYQGQDRAAREIYAQVIDMYPDTDGALVARIRLAESPEKDIEHPWDIFQVKADLDAYRTYKEIADKYADRQVGQLAKVKLAVYHYKKNEFVKAIDTLEKFLQLNPNTPFRPEVDYTMNLAAIGLLEGLRAENKPMELMDAYLRNRVLLTRPNSNQMLSLLAWAYESTGLYDRAAGLYKVLASRGMVDSKIWLAWAENLAKSGQTKEAVGVLEDIDTANLKGPEITRVRSLLGRMLCLDGQYEKAAKALQELIKGSPNHGGAEADYRALGQSLAALNRPAEALPAFEKAIALLTPMQGPEIDLERYLLAMEAGAAAVASGKLDLGVTHFATAESLAQSPADKAQAMYELSRTYGRLGQSKRMTEVLNDLAKMDLTPWSEMAKGALNDQKLSKRLLQMGK, encoded by the coding sequence ATGTTTTTTGCCTTGGCGCTGGTGGCGCTGGCGTTTAGCGCCTGGCCGGCGGCGGCCGCGCGCCTGACCGACGTGTCGGTGACCCAGAGCGGCGGGGCGACCAGGCTGGTGCTGCGCGCCGACGGGCCGTTGCGCTTTCAACTCGACCTCACCGGCCCCGAATCCATCGAGATAGCCCTGGCCGAGACGATCATGGCCGCTGAACTGCCCGCCGTGCCCCAGGGCCTGATCGGCGACATCGGCCTCGACCGCCGGGGCGACGACCTGGTGTTGGCGGTGCGCTTCAGCCAGCCAGGGGTGACGGTGCTGCCGATCTACGACGCCCCGGCCAAGCGCCTGACCATCGAGTTGGGCGGTCGGCCCGGTCAGGAAGAACGCCTGGCCCCGCCGCCAGAGCCCGAACCGAGCGCCACGCCCGCGCCAACCGCCGAACCAGCCGCCACGCCCACGCCGCCGACCCAGGTCGCGCCGGCGGCGGCCACCGCGCCGTTGGTGCGGGCCGTGCGCGTGGTCAGCCACGACGGCTTCACGCGGGTGGCGCTGTTGGCCGACGGGCCCATCGAGGCGTCTTTTCAGGCCGAGGGCCAGGTGGGCTGGCTGCGCCTGAAACGAGGCGGCCTGGCCCCGGACGCTAGCTGGGACAGGCCCGACAGGCGCGTGCTGGGCCTGGGCGTCATCGGCCGCCAGCCCCTGGTGCTGCGCCTGCAACTGGCCCGGCCGGCGGTGCGTCACCGCCTGTTCGCCGCCGAGGATGGCCGTAGCGCCGTGTTGGACCTGGACCTGGACGGCCCGCCGCCGGCCGCCAGCACCCGCCAGCCCATGCCCGCGCCGCCGGCCGCGGCCGAACCGACGCCGGAACCGACCGCCACGCCCACGGCGAGCCCGCCGCCGCCCGCGCCCGAGGCCAGCGCGCCCACGGCAAGCCCGGCACCGCCCGCGCCCGAGGCGCCGAAAACGGCCCTTGCCGGCCCCGTCACGCCCGCGCCGACGCCGGGCTTTTCGGCCCGGATGGAACTGCGCGCCCAGCACCTGGCTCGCAACATGCCGGCCCTGGCCGCCGTGGCCACCATCGACCGCCGCGAACCCTATCTGGCCCGTGGGCCCATGCCGCCCATGCCCACGCCGCCGGCCCTGGCCCGGCCGCGCCAGACGGCCACGGCCCAACCCGGCCCCACCCCCGGACCGCCTCAAGACGCGGCCCAGGTGCTGGCGGCGATCAAAAACGCCCAGCAAGCCGCGCCGGCCCAGCCATCGACGCCAGCCAGCCAGCCAGCGCCGGCCAGCCAGGCCACGCCCGCGCCGCCGACCGCCGCGCAAGAGGCCGACCGCCAGCGTCAGATTGCCGACGCCCTGCTCAGCCGTGGCCGCTCCGCCCTGGAGGAGCGCGACTACAACCAGGCGCTGTTGGCCTTTCAGGAGCTGATGGACCGCTTCCCCAAGGATCAGGCCGTCGGTGAGGCCATGTTTCGCTTCGCCGATGCTTTTTATTACGAAAATGAACGCAAGATGGCCGCCAAGTTCCACGACGTGATGTTCAACTATCAGCGGGCCATCGACCTCCACCCCCAGTCGGACCAAGTGCCCTGGGCCCTGCTGATGATGGGCAAGGCCAGCATGGCCTTTGGCGAGCCCTTCCGGGGCATGGGCTATTTCGAAATCGTCATCAACGATTACCCCAAGAGCCCCTACGTGCCCCTGGCCCTGGTCAACCGCGGCGGCGCCTTCCAGGAGCAGGGCAAGTTCGCCATGGCCGTGGCCGAATACGAGCGCGTCCTGGCCAGCTATCCCCAAAGCGACTATCGCGTCGACGCCCAATGGGGCCTGGCCAAGGCCTATTTCGGCATGGCCCGCTTTCGTGCGGCCAGCGACGTTCTGCTGGAAATGGCCAAGGAAAACCCGCAGATGCATCTGCAAAACCCGGAGTTGCTCTATTACCTTGGCGAGGCTGAATTCCAACTGCGCGACTACAACAAGGCCCGTTTCTATTTCCTGTGGGCCCTCAATATCCGCCCCGACATGCGCGACGGCGACATCATCCTCACCCGCGTCGGCGACTCCTACGGCTACCAGGGCCAGGACCGCGCCGCCCGCGAGATCTACGCCCAGGTCATCGACATGTACCCCGATACCGACGGGGCGCTGGTGGCGCGCATCCGCCTGGCCGAATCGCCGGAAAAGGATATCGAGCACCCCTGGGACATCTTCCAGGTCAAGGCCGACCTGGACGCCTACCGCACCTACAAGGAGATCGCCGATAAATACGCCGACCGTCAGGTGGGCCAGTTGGCCAAGGTCAAGCTGGCGGTCTATCACTACAAGAAAAACGAGTTCGTCAAGGCCATCGACACCCTGGAAAAATTCTTGCAGCTAAACCCCAACACGCCTTTCCGGCCCGAGGTGGACTACACCATGAACCTGGCGGCCATCGGGCTGCTGGAGGGCCTGCGCGCCGAAAACAAGCCCATGGAGCTGATGGACGCCTATTTGCGCAACCGCGTCCTGTTGACCAGACCCAACAGCAACCAGATGCTTTCGCTTTTGGCCTGGGCCTACGAATCCACCGGGCTCTACGACCGGGCGGCCGGGCTCTACAAGGTGCTGGCCAGCCGAGGCATGGTCGACTCCAAGATCTGGCTGGCCTGGGCCGAGAACCTGGCCAAGAGCGGCCAGACCAAGGAGGCCGTGGGCGTGCTGGAAGATATCGACACGGCCAATCTCAAGGGCCCCGAGATCACCCGCGTGCGGTCGCTTCTGGGGCGCATGCTCTGCCTGGATGGCCAATATGAAAAGGCGGCCAAGGCGCTGCAAGAGCTGATCAAGGGCAGCCCCAACCACGGCGGGGCCGAGGCCGATTACCGGGCCTTGGGCCAATCGCTGGCCGCCCTGAATCGCCCGGCCGAGGCCTTGCCGGCCTTCGAGAAGGCCATCGCGTTGTTGACGCCCATGCAAGGGCCCGAGATCGACCTGGAGCGCTATCTGCTGGCCATGGAGGCCGGGGCGGCGGCGGTGGCCAGCGGCAAGCTCGACCTGGGCGTGACCCACTTCGCCACCGCCGAAAGCCTGGCCCAGAGCCCGGCCGACAAGGCCCAGGCCATGTACGAGCTTTCGCGGACCTATGGTCGCCTGGGCCAGAGCAAGCGCATGACCGAGGTGCTAAACGACCTGGCCAAGATGGACCTGACGCCGTGGTCGGAGATGGCCAAGGGCGCGCTCAACGACCAAAAGCTCTCCAAGCGCTTGCTTCAGATGGGGAAATAG